From a single Raphanus sativus cultivar WK10039 chromosome 3, ASM80110v3, whole genome shotgun sequence genomic region:
- the LOC108847994 gene encoding uncharacterized protein LOC108847994, translating into MAGENAAANAICSICYEDLKPVAENLQSISACGHVFHELCLQQWFEYCPKTNKRNCPICKQKCHLKDPFRLYFQSSGNQIDSIASHNVEEDPILLRAEVKRLQGKIQNLTSALEGQQKDNLEVSDQLHKCKEQLNEDKIKRWEALQEISSTQHLLKVKSEECVQLTSKCAKLQDRTMALAKELAALKLVSDLSLEEDDVMKLALLGNNAKTKDTIDTLVKSLVIRNRSYKELLAKCNQLGRGEARSSEKLEKALEKMDRLKKRVRELEMIAEESANRALRDNIVSKNCSDRQVSKPATESLGSFRMPPSVNIVEKISTPLGKFEKNDGFTNHGSCLRGRGDSFPGKPELVIELDDDDVPETAIPGVRHSDSVMKDEKSEDGNNVYEKCDDPVIKDIKFNIRENPTSSTSTWNNGAGESSWLSSGKNQNLRRWSKQGVAPSPGGSVSGKDDLISVGPDGKGGRIKVLRSKPQFSNANASSGSGKRFKIGSKTSGSSSQGCLQIEHFFGKPSR; encoded by the exons ATGGCCGGCGAAAACGCGGCGGCAAATGCAATATGTTCAATCTGCTACGAAGATCTCAAACCGGTGGCTGAGAATCTGCAATCGATCTCCGCCTGTGGCCACGTCTTTCACGAACTATG TTTGCAGCAATGGTTCGAGTACTGTCCGAAGACGAACAAGCGAAACTGTCCGATTTGCAAGCAGAAGTGCCACCTAAAGGATCCTTTCCGGCTTTACTTTCAATCTTCCGGGAATCAAATCGATTCGATTGCATCGCACAATGTTGAGGAAGATCCGATCTTGTTGAGGGCAGAAGTGAAGCGGCTCCAAGGGAAGATACAGAACCTTACCTCGGCCCTGGAGGGGCAGCAAAAGGACAACCTTGAAGTCTCCGACCAG TTGCATAAATGCAAGGAACAGTTGAATgaagacaaaataaaaaggtGGGAGGCTCTGCAAGAGATATCATCCACCCAACACTTGCTTAAAGTAAAGTCAGAG GAATGTGTGCAGCTTACTTCCAAGTGTGCTAAGCTACAAGACAGAACTATGGCTCTAGCCAAAGAGCTCGCCGCGCTTAAACT AGTTTCGGATCTAAGcttggaagaagatgatgttatGAAGCTAGCCTTGTTGGGGAATAATGCAAAAACAAAAGACACAATAGACACGCTAGTCAAGTCCTTGGTTATCCGAAACAG GAGTTATAAGGAGCTGCTAGCTAAGTGCAATCAGCTGGGCAGAGGCGAAGCTCGATCTTCTGAAAAACTTGAAAAAGCTTTGGAAAAGATGGATAGACTAAAG AAGCGAGTGAGAGAACTTGAGATGATAGCTGAAGAGAGTGCGAACAGAGCTCTAAGGGATAACATTGTTTCAAAGAACTGCAGTGACAGACAAGTCTCCAAGCCTGCAACCGAGAGCTTGGGTTCTTTCAGAATGCCTCCATCAGTCAACATAGTTGAGAAAATCTCTACACCGCTTGGTAAGTTTGAGAAGAATGATGGCTTCACCAATCATGGGTCATGCTTAAGGGGAAGAGGAGACTCCTTCCCTGGCAAACCAGAGTTGGTTATTgagttagatgatgatgatgttccTGAAACCGCAATTCCTGGAGTCAGACATTCGGATTCTGTTATGAAAGATGAAAAGAGTGAAGATGGTAATAATGTTTATGAGAAATGTGACGATCCGGTGATCAAGGACATAAAGTTTAACATCAGAGAAAACCCAACATCATCAACCTCAACTTGGAACAATG GTGCTGGAGAAAGTAGTTGGTTGTCAAgtggaaaaaatcaaaatctcagAAGATGGAGTAAACAAGGAGTGGCTCCTTCACCAGGAGGTTCTGTCTCAGGAAAGGATGATCTTATCTCTGTTGGACCTGATGGTAAAGGTGGAAGAATCAAAGTGTTGAGATCTAAACCCCAATTTtct AACGCCAATGCAAGCTCAGGAAGTGGTAAGAGATTCAAGATTGGCAGTAAAACAAGTGGTTCGTCATCTCAAGGGTGTCTGCAGATCGAACACTTTTTTGGAAAACCCAGTCGCTAG